A region from the Hydrogenimonas sp. genome encodes:
- a CDS encoding predicted signal transduction protein: MDAFYIARQPIIDRKNRVIAYEILFRGNKPSEDLDRGTVMSATAINNFINVIGVEDVIGPHLGIIKITPLFITRKLIEALPKERLIFALFEEHLKNPDLLRTLKEYKKEGYTFALNDIQDLSILEDEDVLDIVSYIKIDHEAIDEELIGQAVKTAQKHGIKTICSKIETRKVHKEMEERQCDFFQGFFFSKPEVLEEQPIRAETGSILMLWNLIRNNASTDELVAAFEREHAITLQLLRFINSPFFSLRQTVTSIRHLITLLGRNQLSQWLLVMLFAKESQAQNGNHPLVLMVINRTELMVGLLNLIKPNASKSEHETAYLVGMLSLIHLIFHRPPREILRHLHVSEEIEDALFEGNNLYGTLLNMVRTIENNDIVKIENMLKKYNLSTKDINLLSLEAMKKVNAFDEALKLMRG; this comes from the coding sequence ATGGATGCTTTCTATATTGCAAGACAGCCGATAATAGACCGTAAAAACCGTGTGATCGCATACGAGATACTCTTCCGCGGCAACAAGCCGTCGGAGGACCTGGACCGCGGAACCGTAATGAGCGCAACCGCCATAAACAACTTTATCAACGTGATCGGTGTCGAAGATGTCATAGGGCCTCATCTCGGGATCATCAAGATAACGCCCCTCTTTATTACCAGAAAACTGATAGAGGCGCTTCCCAAAGAGCGTCTAATATTCGCACTCTTCGAAGAGCATCTCAAAAATCCTGACCTGCTCCGGACTCTCAAAGAGTATAAAAAGGAGGGGTACACATTCGCACTCAACGATATTCAAGATCTTTCCATACTGGAAGATGAAGATGTTCTCGATATCGTATCCTATATCAAGATAGATCATGAAGCGATAGATGAAGAGCTGATAGGCCAGGCTGTAAAAACCGCACAGAAGCACGGCATTAAAACGATCTGTTCGAAAATAGAGACCAGAAAAGTCCACAAAGAGATGGAAGAGCGGCAGTGTGACTTCTTTCAGGGCTTCTTCTTCAGCAAACCGGAGGTCCTGGAAGAGCAGCCCATTCGGGCGGAGACGGGCTCTATCCTGATGCTCTGGAACCTGATACGCAATAACGCATCCACCGATGAACTGGTGGCTGCTTTCGAACGTGAACACGCCATCACGCTTCAGCTTCTACGCTTCATAAACTCACCCTTCTTCTCTCTGCGCCAGACGGTAACCTCCATAAGGCACCTCATAACTCTTCTGGGCCGCAACCAGCTCTCCCAATGGCTTCTGGTGATGCTCTTCGCCAAAGAGAGCCAGGCGCAAAACGGGAACCATCCGCTTGTGCTTATGGTCATAAACAGAACGGAGCTTATGGTAGGACTGCTGAATCTCATAAAACCGAACGCATCCAAGTCCGAGCACGAAACAGCATACCTGGTCGGAATGCTCTCTTTGATACACCTCATTTTCCACCGGCCGCCCAGAGAGATACTCAGGCATCTTCATGTCTCCGAAGAGATTGAAGATGCCCTGTTCGAGGGGAACAACCTCTACGGTACCCTTCTGAATATGGTCAGAACGATAGAAAACAACGATATCGTAAAGATAGAGAATATGCTCAAAAAATATAATCTGAGCACGAAAGATATCAACCTTCTTTCGCTAGAAGCGATGAAGAAGGTCAATGCGTTCGATGAAGCACTAAAGTTGATGAGAGGGTAG